The Candidatus Margulisiibacteriota bacterium nucleotide sequence TCGAAATCTTCTTTCATTTCCGGTCCTTTGGGTGTTTCCAGGACCATTGGTAAATTTTCAAAGCGTTTGTCATTCATCAGAAAGCGAAATGGCTCAAGTCCCAATTCTCCCCGGCCGATGTGTTCGTGACGATCAAGCTTTGATCCTAATCCTTTAAGGCTATCGTTTAGATGGAAAGCAATAAGTTTGTCCAGCCCGATCGTTCGGTCAAATTCTTCCCAGGTTGCCCGATAGCCAGCGGGGGTCTTTAGGTCATAACCGGCGGCGAATGAGTGACAGGTGTCAAAACAGACCGCCAACCGTTCCGGTTCTTTGATTCCGGAGAGGATCTCTGCCAGGTGGGCAAATTTATAGCCAAGATTTGTTCCCTGGCCGGCGGTCGTCTCCAGGGCGATTTTTACTTGAAAGCCTTTAGTTTGTTTGATCAATTCATTAAGATGCTTAATCACCAAGCCTATGCCTTGGCCTTCGCCTTTTCCCAGGTGCGAGCCCGGGTGGAGGACTATAAATGGCAAGCCGAGCGCTTCACAGCGTTCCAGTTCATCTATCATTGAATTGTGTGATTTCTCAAGGTTGTCCGAGAGGGGAGTGGCCAGGTTGATCAAATAACCGGCGTGGGCAAAGACGAAGATCCCGCTTTGTTTGCGGGCTGTTTTAAATCGTTCAATCTCCTGGCCGCTTAATGGCTTGCCGGCCCATTGGTTGTTGTTTTTTACAAAGATCTGGATCGCGGCGCAGCCAATCGAGAGGCCCCGTTCAATGGCCTTATCAACTCCGCCGGCGATCGACATATGGGCGCCAAGTAACATATGTTGATATTATAGCTTAATTGCCGCAATGGTTAAATTGTCGCTGAATTTGGGCCCAAAGTTATAGAGTTTTAACAATAATTCGGCTGTCGATCCATTTTGGTTATTATCCAGAACAGAAGTAAGCTGTTCAAACTCAAGTTTGTTTAATCCATCGGTCGCTAACAGCAACAGGTCGCCAGGTTGAACCTGAAAATGGTAGCCATATGGGGTAGAGATGATCGGCATGCCGAGATGCTTGTCCAAAATGTACGCTGAGCGAAATTGCGAGGCTAAAAAGGTATAACTGGCGGCCATTTCTCCGCTTAACGGGAAATCCGGCAGTCTGTTGTTCTTGATGATCCAGGCAATGAAGGGTTCCTCGGCTAAGCCGGCCATACTAAATATC carries:
- a CDS encoding deoxyribonuclease IV → MLLGAHMSIAGGVDKAIERGLSIGCAAIQIFVKNNNQWAGKPLSGQEIERFKTARKQSGIFVFAHAGYLINLATPLSDNLEKSHNSMIDELERCEALGLPFIVLHPGSHLGKGEGQGIGLVIKHLNELIKQTKGFQVKIALETTAGQGTNLGYKFAHLAEILSGIKEPERLAVCFDTCHSFAAGYDLKTPAGYRATWEEFDRTIGLDKLIAFHLNDSLKGLGSKLDRHEHIGRGELGLEPFRFLMNDKRFENLPMVLETPKGPEMKEDFENIKILRGLIDEKV